The Streptomyces seoulensis genome contains a region encoding:
- a CDS encoding DUF7144 family membrane protein, producing the protein MTQQTQSARPQHNGLAEGGAIFAGVLMLVNGILHIFQGISAIAADDVYARINAYVYKINLTGWGWILLAAGVLVVATGAGVLMGAAWARVVGIVLTSAGLILQFLFLPYSPIWSLILIGIDFFIIWALATWHPEQRRTAV; encoded by the coding sequence ATGACCCAGCAGACGCAGTCGGCGCGCCCCCAGCACAACGGGCTGGCCGAGGGAGGCGCGATCTTCGCGGGTGTGCTGATGCTGGTGAACGGCATCCTCCACATCTTCCAGGGCATTTCGGCGATCGCCGCCGACGACGTCTACGCCCGCATCAACGCCTACGTCTACAAGATCAACCTGACCGGCTGGGGCTGGATCCTGCTGGCGGCCGGCGTGCTCGTGGTGGCGACCGGCGCGGGCGTGCTCATGGGGGCCGCCTGGGCGCGGGTGGTCGGCATCGTGCTGACCTCGGCGGGCCTGATCCTCCAGTTCCTGTTCCTGCCGTACTCCCCGATCTGGTCGCTGATCCTGATCGGGATCGACTTCTTCATCATCTGGGCGCTGGCGACCTGGCACCCGGAGCAGCGCCGTACGGCGGTCTGA
- a CDS encoding DUF6445 family protein yields the protein MPPQSPPRTPAPLPVLPYRKPTEGRDYWVLDDALPDAGAVRERCLAREDWAKGYPYTSQTWPGLRAVPGLEPGELARVERLVKRATGAKELWVRRAPGGGTLDHNCVQVVGEGESEPRPHTDSRALCRYAAVLYLNPAVPRSCGTSFYRQSLPGGRLGGNAVQAPHDNLVDALGTRFVAPDAFEEDVRVPHRANRLLLYNANLVHSATAYTGRTLEEKRMTAVFFWMA from the coding sequence ATGCCCCCACAGTCGCCGCCCAGAACGCCCGCCCCCCTCCCGGTGCTTCCCTACCGCAAGCCCACCGAGGGCCGCGACTACTGGGTCCTGGACGACGCCCTGCCCGACGCCGGCGCGGTGCGCGAGCGGTGCCTCGCCAGGGAGGACTGGGCGAAGGGGTACCCGTACACCTCGCAGACCTGGCCGGGACTGCGCGCGGTGCCCGGTCTCGAACCCGGTGAACTGGCCCGTGTGGAGAGGCTGGTGAAGAGGGCGACCGGCGCGAAGGAGCTGTGGGTGCGGCGGGCGCCCGGCGGCGGCACCCTCGACCACAACTGCGTCCAGGTCGTCGGCGAGGGCGAGAGCGAGCCCCGCCCGCACACCGACTCCCGCGCGCTGTGCCGGTACGCGGCCGTCCTCTACCTCAACCCGGCGGTGCCCCGGTCCTGCGGCACGAGTTTCTACCGCCAGTCCCTGCCCGGCGGGCGGCTCGGCGGCAATGCCGTCCAGGCCCCGCACGACAACCTCGTCGACGCCCTCGGCACCCGTTTCGTCGCCCCCGACGCCTTCGAGGAGGACGTCCGCGTCCCGCACCGGGCCAACCGGCTGCTGCTCTACAACGCCAACCTGGTGCACAGCGCGACCGCCTACACCGGCCGCACGCTGGAGGAGAAGCGCATGACGGCGGTCTTCTTCTGGATGGCGTGA
- a CDS encoding GltA, protein MPTLSVLTPVHDGGHAYLRELYDSLRAQRLPAGWRLQWVVQEDGVTGRPAAVLPDEPWISTGTGRHGGAARARTLGLARVTGTLLRCVDADDLLPDTGALARDIEVLSAHPSYAWTVAPCLDLHPDGRLEPGPYDPDPGPLPARTLLDGAARGAMPVVGTTQTVHTELVRLLGGWPALPAFEDGALLLSCEAVSPGWMQSEPGTLYRKHPTQHTATEAFRDRSEARLRVQIAVQRAEALHTAGWRWRPTVSKG, encoded by the coding sequence ATGCCTACGCTCAGCGTCCTGACGCCCGTCCACGACGGCGGGCACGCCTACCTGCGCGAGCTGTACGACTCGCTGCGGGCGCAGCGGCTGCCCGCCGGGTGGCGGCTCCAGTGGGTGGTGCAGGAGGACGGGGTCACGGGCCGGCCCGCGGCCGTACTGCCCGACGAGCCCTGGATCTCCACCGGCACCGGCCGCCACGGCGGAGCCGCCCGCGCCCGCACCCTGGGTCTGGCCCGCGTCACCGGCACCCTGCTGCGCTGCGTCGACGCGGACGATCTGCTCCCGGACACCGGGGCCCTCGCCCGTGACATCGAGGTGCTGTCCGCCCACCCCTCCTACGCCTGGACCGTCGCCCCCTGCCTCGACCTGCACCCCGACGGCCGCCTGGAGCCCGGTCCCTACGACCCCGACCCCGGCCCCCTGCCCGCCCGGACCCTGCTGGACGGCGCCGCGCGCGGTGCCATGCCGGTGGTGGGCACCACCCAGACCGTCCACACCGAACTGGTCCGCCTCCTGGGCGGCTGGCCCGCCCTCCCCGCCTTCGAGGACGGAGCCCTGCTGCTGAGCTGCGAGGCGGTCAGCCCCGGCTGGATGCAGTCCGAACCCGGCACCCTCTACCGCAAGCACCCCACCCAGCACACCGCGACCGAAGCCTTCCGCGACCGGTCGGAGGCCCGCCTCCGCGTCCAGATCGCCGTCCAGCGCGCCGAAGCCCTGCACACGGCGGGATGGCGCTGGCGACCGACCGTCAGTAAGGGCTGA
- a CDS encoding DUF4142 domain-containing protein: MALTLAALAYPSMLGLDTVSTSQTRIVANTQWGPLTEQDRDFVVKVRAAGLWEYPLGQIGLQKGASPGVKEASKHLVDGHAALDASCRKIAPMLNITIPNVASPQQEGFVTQLKGETGKAFDTDFANILRMTHGSIFNAIAKIRSTTKNSLIRSLADQANDTVLDHMTVMEKTGLVDFDQTIFNQTTPPKLPSDNLTPPAPDPGQPQVVLTPPPNPTSTPLAIPGVPGSNSTRDDPASAEPNPNPSPTIG, from the coding sequence ATGGCACTGACCCTCGCGGCGCTGGCCTACCCGAGCATGCTCGGGCTGGACACCGTCTCCACCTCGCAGACCCGCATCGTCGCCAACACCCAGTGGGGTCCGCTCACCGAGCAGGACCGGGACTTCGTGGTGAAGGTGCGCGCGGCTGGGCTGTGGGAGTACCCGCTCGGCCAGATCGGGCTCCAGAAGGGCGCCTCCCCGGGGGTCAAGGAGGCCAGCAAGCACCTGGTCGACGGGCACGCGGCGCTGGACGCCTCCTGCCGCAAGATCGCGCCGATGCTGAACATCACGATCCCCAACGTGGCGAGCCCCCAGCAGGAGGGGTTCGTGACCCAGCTCAAGGGCGAGACCGGCAAGGCGTTCGACACCGACTTCGCCAACATCCTGCGGATGACGCACGGTTCGATCTTCAACGCCATCGCGAAGATCCGGTCCACCACCAAGAACTCGCTGATCCGCTCGCTGGCCGACCAGGCCAACGACACCGTGCTGGACCACATGACGGTGATGGAGAAGACCGGCCTGGTCGACTTCGACCAGACCATCTTCAACCAGACCACCCCGCCCAAGCTGCCCTCGGACAACCTGACGCCGCCCGCGCCGGACCCGGGCCAGCCGCAGGTCGTGCTCACCCCGCCGCCGAACCCCACCTCGACCCCGCTGGCCATCCCCGGAGTCCCCGGCTCGAACAGCACCCGCGACGACCCGGCCTCGGCCGAGCCGAACCCGAACCCCAGCCCGACGATCGGCTAG
- a CDS encoding MIP/aquaporin family protein has product MAVEIPPLIKPSRLRHRGGLAGECMAEFIGTFVLISFGCGVVAMAVAALPGSGRAATTTTIFLAAGDWLLVAWGWALAVTFGIYVAGGVSGAHLNPAVTLAMAVRRGFPWLKVLPFWFSQVAGAFAGAALVYLVYHNAIDTFDSAVKGPKTDGHTLASFSIFATFPAPYFHGGIWGPLIDQIVGAAFLVMFVVAILDLRNQAVKANLAPFIVGLVVAAIGMSFGANAGYAINPARDFGPRLFTWAAGWGSLAFPGSVAGQFSDYWWIPIVGPLIGGIVGIMLYDLFVGDVLYLRHDMGELPEAGRTRPVRTVDRDDEAGRGDGRAKKPDEDDY; this is encoded by the coding sequence ATGGCTGTCGAAATTCCCCCACTCATCAAGCCGTCCCGGCTCCGGCACCGGGGCGGTCTGGCGGGCGAGTGCATGGCGGAGTTCATCGGGACCTTCGTCCTCATCTCGTTCGGCTGCGGTGTGGTCGCCATGGCGGTCGCCGCGCTGCCGGGCTCCGGCCGTGCCGCCACCACCACGACGATCTTCCTCGCCGCCGGTGACTGGCTGCTGGTCGCCTGGGGCTGGGCCCTGGCCGTGACCTTCGGCATCTACGTGGCCGGCGGCGTGAGCGGCGCCCACCTCAACCCGGCGGTCACGCTCGCCATGGCCGTACGCCGGGGGTTCCCCTGGCTGAAGGTGCTGCCGTTCTGGTTCTCCCAGGTCGCGGGCGCGTTCGCGGGGGCGGCGCTGGTCTACCTCGTCTACCACAACGCGATCGACACCTTCGACTCCGCGGTCAAGGGGCCCAAGACGGACGGCCACACCCTGGCCTCGTTCTCCATCTTCGCCACCTTCCCGGCGCCCTACTTCCACGGCGGCATCTGGGGCCCGCTGATCGACCAGATCGTCGGCGCGGCCTTCCTGGTGATGTTCGTGGTCGCCATCCTGGACCTGCGCAACCAGGCGGTGAAGGCGAACCTGGCCCCGTTCATCGTGGGCCTCGTGGTCGCCGCGATCGGCATGTCCTTCGGCGCCAACGCGGGCTACGCCATCAACCCCGCCCGTGACTTCGGCCCCCGGCTGTTCACCTGGGCGGCGGGCTGGGGAAGCCTGGCCTTCCCGGGGAGCGTGGCGGGCCAGTTCAGCGACTACTGGTGGATCCCCATCGTCGGCCCGCTGATCGGCGGCATCGTCGGCATCATGCTCTACGACCTCTTCGTCGGTGACGTGCTCTACCTCCGTCACGACATGGGCGAGCTCCCCGAGGCGGGCCGCACCCGCCCGGTCCGGACGGTGGACCGCGACGACGAGGCCGGCCGTGGCGACGGCCGGGCGAAGAAGCCGGACGAGGACGACTACTAG
- a CDS encoding ATP-binding protein: MASGALAARVTEAVRGPRDAPAGRRTVGAGAVPDARKAPRGEGAGARTKARPAFTDLVSALGALDPGPVLLLLDDADAVRTECAWLVQRLLMDVPGVRVLVTCRQALGLGEERVLRVAPLAADSAVELFLARARATAPGFRAEGAQAAAVARICRVLEGVPLAVELAAGQLDGEPSAWALADRLEQGQCWLAAPGPALHRHRSLRSAVGSAYLLCERPERAVWSRSSVFQGAFTEPTAAFLCAGAGVAPHQVSACLARLASAGVLDTLDEPGGLRPPRYRMTRAARDFGTERLRAAGEFEVAVERHVLHHRRLAEVAEHLWSAGDQRQAARLVRDNAADLTALVEYATRPGAPAAQVTAALATVVDVWFWWTVHEHGEEGRAHLARLLPRAGADGHLVARARWLAAWLHAPGDPATARALLGQVWPAAVLAGDDALIGRVAHVQGVLAWERGDARTAADCFRQAADTVPAYAPGGPAPAVSLAALAVAQAGTSPGAAGRSARRALAYPGVRDDAWAMALARYARAYTDHRQGRTARAWHRAHRTLATLETRVSLPGTPDPPGLPAVRASLHRLLTEIESPPPAPASRPSVPAPRTDTSAPSRTSSRS, encoded by the coding sequence GTGGCGTCGGGTGCGCTCGCGGCCCGGGTGACGGAAGCGGTGAGGGGCCCGCGGGATGCCCCGGCCGGGCGGCGGACGGTCGGCGCGGGGGCCGTACCGGACGCGCGGAAGGCGCCGCGCGGAGAGGGCGCGGGCGCCCGTACGAAGGCCCGCCCCGCCTTCACCGACCTGGTCTCGGCCCTGGGTGCCCTGGACCCCGGCCCCGTGCTCCTGCTCCTCGACGACGCCGACGCGGTGCGCACCGAGTGCGCCTGGCTGGTGCAGCGGCTGTTGATGGACGTACCCGGTGTGCGCGTACTGGTGACCTGCCGCCAGGCACTCGGACTCGGTGAGGAGCGGGTGCTGCGCGTGGCCCCGCTGGCGGCGGACTCGGCGGTGGAGCTGTTCCTCGCCCGGGCCCGGGCCACCGCCCCCGGCTTCCGGGCGGAGGGTGCCCAGGCGGCGGCCGTGGCCCGGATCTGCCGGGTGCTGGAGGGCGTACCGCTCGCCGTGGAGCTGGCGGCCGGACAACTGGACGGGGAGCCGTCCGCGTGGGCGCTGGCCGACCGGCTGGAGCAGGGCCAGTGCTGGCTGGCGGCACCCGGACCGGCACTGCACCGGCACCGTTCGCTGCGCTCGGCGGTCGGGTCGGCGTATCTGCTGTGCGAGCGGCCCGAGCGCGCGGTGTGGAGCCGGAGCAGCGTCTTCCAGGGGGCGTTCACCGAGCCGACGGCGGCGTTCCTGTGCGCGGGCGCGGGGGTCGCCCCGCACCAGGTCTCCGCCTGCCTGGCCCGGCTGGCCTCGGCCGGGGTGCTGGACACGCTGGACGAGCCGGGGGGCCTGCGCCCGCCCCGCTACCGCATGACCCGTGCCGCCCGTGATTTCGGTACCGAACGGCTGCGCGCGGCGGGGGAGTTCGAGGTGGCGGTGGAACGCCACGTACTGCACCACCGGCGTCTGGCGGAGGTCGCCGAGCACCTGTGGAGCGCCGGGGACCAGCGTCAGGCGGCCCGGCTGGTGCGGGACAACGCGGCCGATCTGACGGCGCTGGTGGAGTACGCCACCCGCCCCGGCGCCCCGGCCGCGCAGGTGACGGCGGCGCTGGCCACGGTGGTCGACGTGTGGTTCTGGTGGACGGTGCACGAGCACGGCGAGGAGGGCCGCGCGCACCTGGCGCGTCTGCTGCCCCGCGCGGGCGCCGACGGCCATCTCGTCGCCCGCGCCCGCTGGCTCGCCGCCTGGCTGCACGCCCCGGGCGACCCGGCCACCGCCCGCGCCCTGCTCGGCCAGGTCTGGCCCGCGGCGGTGCTCGCCGGGGACGACGCGCTGATCGGCCGGGTCGCGCATGTGCAGGGCGTACTGGCGTGGGAGCGCGGGGACGCCCGTACCGCCGCCGACTGCTTCCGGCAGGCCGCCGACACCGTCCCGGCGTACGCCCCCGGCGGCCCGGCGCCGGCCGTGAGTCTGGCGGCGCTGGCCGTGGCCCAGGCCGGCACGTCCCCCGGTGCGGCGGGGCGCAGCGCCCGACGCGCGCTGGCGTATCCGGGCGTGCGCGACGACGCCTGGGCGATGGCCCTCGCCCGTTACGCCCGCGCCTACACCGACCACCGCCAGGGCCGCACCGCCAGGGCCTGGCACCGGGCCCACCGCACCCTGGCCACCCTGGAAACCCGCGTGTCCCTGCCGGGCACCCCCGATCCCCCCGGCCTCCCGGCCGTACGCGCTTCCCTCCACCGGCTTCTCACCGAGATCGAGTCACCCCCTCCGGCCCCCGCGTCCCGCCCGTCCGTCCCGGCGCCCCGCACGGACACGTCGGCGCCCAGCCGGACGTCCAGCCGGAGTTGA
- a CDS encoding nucleoside hydrolase codes for MAEQPAVPVIIDCDTGVDDALALLLAVRHPGLDLRAVTCVAGNTDVDGVVRNTLTVLERAGAPDIPVARGAERPLLEPARPARHVHGHDGMGDLGLPAPTRAPAAVDAVTLLRREILASPRPVTLIPTAPLTNIALLLRTHPEVTGNIERIVFMGGAVGVGNATPVAEFNVWHDPEAAAILLTADVPITMYGLDVFSRVVVPGTEVRRLRASAEPGARLAGDLLAHRPSAPGTTPDDEEAGGLGDAGAVCAVADPAGLTTRPLPVEVGLAPGPARGQTIVDRRHRPGESEIHEGARARPLIDVALDVDVARYVDLYLRTVERP; via the coding sequence GTGGCCGAGCAGCCCGCCGTTCCCGTGATCATCGACTGCGACACCGGCGTCGACGACGCCCTCGCCCTGCTCCTCGCCGTCCGCCATCCCGGACTCGACCTGCGTGCGGTGACCTGCGTGGCCGGGAACACGGACGTGGACGGCGTGGTCCGCAACACCCTCACCGTGCTGGAGCGGGCCGGCGCCCCCGACATCCCGGTGGCCAGGGGCGCCGAACGCCCGCTGCTGGAGCCCGCCCGCCCGGCCCGCCATGTGCACGGCCACGACGGAATGGGCGACCTCGGCCTGCCCGCCCCCACCCGCGCCCCGGCCGCCGTGGACGCCGTCACCCTGCTGCGCCGCGAGATCCTCGCCTCCCCGCGCCCGGTGACCCTGATCCCCACCGCGCCCCTGACCAACATCGCCCTGCTGCTGCGCACCCACCCGGAGGTGACCGGCAACATCGAGCGGATCGTGTTCATGGGCGGCGCGGTCGGCGTCGGCAACGCCACCCCGGTCGCGGAGTTCAACGTCTGGCACGACCCGGAGGCGGCCGCGATCCTGCTCACCGCCGACGTGCCGATCACGATGTACGGGCTGGACGTGTTCAGCCGGGTCGTGGTGCCCGGCACCGAGGTCCGCCGCCTGCGCGCCTCGGCCGAACCGGGCGCCAGGCTCGCCGGTGACCTCCTCGCCCACCGTCCCAGCGCACCCGGCACCACCCCCGACGACGAGGAGGCGGGCGGCCTGGGCGACGCGGGCGCGGTCTGCGCGGTCGCCGACCCCGCCGGGCTCACCACCCGCCCGCTCCCGGTCGAGGTCGGCCTCGCCCCCGGTCCGGCCCGCGGCCAGACGATCGTCGACCGCCGCCACCGCCCCGGCGAGTCCGAGATCCACGAGGGCGCCCGCGCGCGACCCCTCATCGACGTGGCGCTGGACGTCGACGTGGCCCGCTACGTGGACCTGTACCTCAGGACGGTGGAGCGGCCCTGA
- a CDS encoding TerD family protein gives MQELAKGANATLAALSESVDSVVVGLDWTSPTGEGDADVSVLLLDADGKVRSDADFYFYNNPVAPDGSVQLLGKTPTGEGSQDRIGFDLTAIPDEVARIVVAASRYEGAHFGELENLRLTLTDGSGTDLVGFTIADAGPMSAFIFGELYRRDGAWKFRAVGQGYGSGLAGLATDFGVDIDDDAGAEEAPRDAAATAVEQAPGGTRSDEAVRIPAPRAAEPAVPKKAPARPRTAKKKVTLPKVAKRTLAENDSWREARLFPVSALKSDRDREVRATSVLLSVMAQIPEFGRRLTAAFGAPAGRMETFTEVTLPHGDSPRRPDGVIRVERAGKLWTALVETKTNGNALKDEQVQAYMDIAARRGYEAVITLSNDVELEGRPLVDVKIDGRRKHKVALRHLSWAEVAHQAQMLIQHEGVNDAAHAWLLRELLHYLQHENSGCHGFQNMGAAWVPVRNGIDDETLCQGDSRALEVVESWERLVRQVCLRLGGELGHKVLPVQRSRRGTDPAARRALLADQLCHDGRLGAELRIEGTPGVLSLTADLRTGRLRTSIEIPAPTQGYPLTWAKRLIRRLAEAPADLHVETLVEGGTGGPRGTLERLRPEPGDMLPKSGTPVGFRLSLLKTMGSTRGNAESSFIRSVDEAVHRFHRTVVAHLETEAAAG, from the coding sequence ATGCAGGAGTTGGCCAAGGGAGCCAATGCGACGCTGGCGGCGCTGAGTGAGAGCGTCGATTCCGTGGTCGTCGGCCTGGACTGGACGAGCCCGACTGGTGAGGGCGACGCGGACGTCTCCGTGCTGCTGCTGGACGCCGACGGCAAAGTGCGCAGCGACGCCGATTTCTACTTCTACAACAACCCCGTCGCACCGGACGGCAGCGTGCAGTTGCTGGGCAAGACGCCCACGGGGGAGGGCAGTCAGGACCGGATCGGCTTCGACCTGACCGCGATCCCGGACGAGGTCGCGCGGATCGTGGTGGCGGCGAGCCGGTACGAGGGCGCCCACTTCGGTGAGTTGGAGAACCTCCGCCTGACGCTGACCGACGGCTCGGGCACGGACCTGGTCGGCTTCACCATCGCCGACGCGGGCCCGATGAGCGCGTTCATCTTCGGCGAGCTGTACCGGCGGGACGGCGCGTGGAAGTTCCGCGCGGTGGGCCAGGGATACGGCTCCGGTCTCGCGGGCCTGGCCACCGACTTCGGCGTGGACATCGACGACGACGCGGGCGCGGAAGAGGCACCGCGGGACGCGGCGGCCACGGCGGTGGAGCAGGCACCGGGAGGCACCCGCAGCGACGAGGCCGTACGGATCCCCGCACCCCGCGCCGCCGAACCCGCCGTACCGAAGAAGGCCCCCGCGCGCCCCCGTACCGCCAAGAAGAAGGTCACCCTGCCGAAGGTGGCCAAGCGGACCCTGGCGGAGAACGACTCCTGGCGCGAGGCCCGGCTGTTCCCCGTGTCCGCCCTCAAGAGCGACCGCGACCGGGAGGTGCGGGCGACCTCGGTGCTGCTGTCGGTGATGGCGCAGATCCCGGAGTTCGGCCGTCGCCTTACCGCGGCGTTCGGTGCGCCGGCGGGGCGGATGGAGACGTTCACCGAGGTCACGCTGCCGCACGGCGACTCCCCGCGCCGTCCCGACGGGGTGATCCGGGTCGAGCGGGCGGGCAAGCTGTGGACGGCTCTGGTCGAGACGAAGACCAACGGCAACGCCCTCAAGGACGAGCAGGTCCAGGCGTACATGGACATCGCCGCGCGCCGGGGCTACGAGGCCGTCATCACGCTGTCGAACGACGTCGAGCTGGAGGGCCGCCCGCTGGTCGACGTCAAGATCGACGGGCGGCGCAAGCACAAGGTGGCGCTCCGGCACCTGTCCTGGGCCGAGGTCGCGCACCAGGCGCAGATGCTGATCCAGCACGAGGGCGTGAACGACGCCGCGCACGCCTGGCTGCTCCGGGAACTGCTGCACTACCTCCAGCACGAGAACTCCGGCTGCCACGGCTTCCAGAACATGGGCGCCGCCTGGGTCCCCGTGCGCAACGGCATCGACGACGAGACGCTCTGCCAGGGAGACTCGCGCGCCCTGGAGGTGGTGGAGAGCTGGGAACGTCTCGTCCGCCAGGTCTGCCTGCGCCTCGGCGGCGAACTCGGCCACAAGGTGCTGCCCGTCCAGCGCTCCCGGCGCGGCACCGACCCGGCCGCCCGCCGCGCCCTCCTCGCCGACCAGCTCTGCCACGACGGCCGCCTCGGCGCCGAGTTGCGCATCGAGGGCACCCCCGGCGTGCTGTCCCTCACCGCCGACCTGCGCACCGGCCGCCTGCGCACCTCGATCGAGATCCCCGCGCCCACCCAGGGCTACCCCCTGACCTGGGCGAAACGCCTCATCCGCCGCCTCGCCGAGGCCCCGGCCGATCTTCACGTGGAGACCCTCGTCGAGGGCGGTACGGGCGGCCCCCGCGGCACCCTGGAACGCCTCCGCCCCGAACCCGGCGACATGCTCCCGAAGTCCGGCACCCCGGTCGGCTTCCGCCTCTCCCTGCTCAAGACCATGGGCAGCACCCGAGGCAACGCCGAATCCAGCTTCATCCGCAGCGTGGACGAGGCGGTGCACCGCTTCCACCGGACCGTGGTGGCGCACCTGGAGACGGAGGCAGCGGCGGGCTAG
- a CDS encoding glycoside hydrolase family 13 protein produces the protein MADLSSRNPDWWRQAVIYQVYPRSFADADGDGLGDLAGVTARLEHLATLGVDALWLSPFYPSELADGGYDVADHRGVDPRLGTLDDFDALAGEAHRLGLKVIVDLVPNHTSHRHPWFQQALLSAPGSPARARYVFRPGRGTYGELPPTDWESVFGGSAWTRVPDGDWYLHLFAPEQPDLDWSHPEVREDFRTTLRFWSDRGVDGFRVDVAHGLAKDLTDPLRDVGGVGATGEEALPRLAPGSHPYWDRDEVHEIYRDWRRLLDAYDPPRTAVAEAWVPDTRRALYARPDELGQAFNFEYLQTGWDADELRRAITASLAEARTVGASATWVLSNHDVVRHASRLILPPGTDLDAWLRSGGTDPGTDPEAGLRRARAATLLMLALPGSAYLYQGEELGLPEVADLPAEALRDPVWEQSGHTRKGRDGSRVPLPWTTEGPSYGFGPGPAWLPQPGSFARYAVQAQSGTQGSTLELYRTALRLRRKLLQGEELTWTPGAPPGVLDFVRAPGWRCLTNLTGEPVARPAGELLLSSGPSAEPDVLPPDTTVWLG, from the coding sequence ATGGCGGACCTCTCGTCCCGGAACCCCGACTGGTGGCGGCAGGCCGTCATCTACCAGGTCTATCCCCGCAGCTTCGCGGACGCCGACGGTGACGGCCTGGGCGACCTCGCGGGCGTCACCGCGCGCCTGGAGCACCTGGCCACGCTCGGCGTCGACGCCCTCTGGCTCAGCCCCTTCTACCCCTCCGAACTGGCCGACGGCGGCTACGACGTGGCCGACCACCGGGGCGTCGACCCGCGCCTGGGCACCCTGGACGACTTCGACGCCCTGGCCGGCGAGGCACACCGGCTCGGCCTGAAGGTGATCGTCGACCTCGTCCCCAACCACACCTCGCACCGCCACCCCTGGTTCCAGCAGGCCCTGCTGTCCGCGCCCGGCTCCCCGGCCCGCGCCCGCTACGTCTTCCGCCCCGGCCGGGGCACGTACGGCGAACTCCCGCCCACCGACTGGGAGTCGGTGTTCGGCGGCAGCGCCTGGACCCGCGTCCCCGACGGCGACTGGTACCTCCACCTGTTCGCCCCCGAACAGCCCGACCTGGACTGGTCGCACCCCGAGGTCCGGGAGGACTTCCGCACCACCCTGCGCTTCTGGTCCGACCGGGGCGTGGACGGTTTCCGCGTGGACGTGGCCCACGGCCTGGCCAAGGACCTCACCGACCCCCTGCGGGACGTCGGCGGGGTCGGCGCCACCGGAGAGGAGGCCCTGCCCCGGCTCGCCCCCGGCAGCCACCCCTACTGGGACCGGGACGAGGTCCACGAGATCTACCGCGACTGGCGCCGTCTCCTCGACGCCTACGACCCGCCCCGCACCGCCGTCGCCGAAGCCTGGGTGCCGGACACCCGCCGCGCCCTGTACGCCCGCCCCGACGAACTCGGCCAGGCGTTCAACTTCGAGTATCTGCAGACAGGATGGGACGCGGACGAACTCCGCCGCGCCATCACCGCCTCCCTCGCCGAGGCCCGTACCGTCGGCGCCTCGGCCACCTGGGTGCTGTCCAACCACGACGTGGTCCGGCACGCCTCCCGGCTGATCCTGCCGCCCGGCACCGACCTGGACGCCTGGCTGCGCTCCGGCGGCACGGACCCGGGGACCGACCCGGAGGCAGGGCTGCGGCGGGCGCGGGCCGCGACCCTGCTGATGCTGGCGCTGCCCGGCTCGGCCTACCTCTACCAGGGCGAGGAACTGGGCCTGCCCGAGGTGGCCGACCTGCCCGCCGAGGCGCTGCGCGACCCGGTCTGGGAACAGTCGGGGCACACCCGTAAGGGCCGGGACGGCAGCCGGGTACCCCTGCCGTGGACGACGGAGGGACCCTCGTACGGCTTCGGGCCGGGCCCGGCGTGGCTGCCGCAGCCGGGGTCCTTCGCCCGGTACGCCGTCCAGGCGCAGTCGGGCACGCAGGGCTCCACGCTGGAGCTGTACCGCACCGCGCTGCGGCTGCGCCGCAAGCTGCTCCAGGGCGAGGAACTGACCTGGACGCCCGGCGCGCCGCCCGGCGTCCTGGACTTCGTCCGCGCCCCCGGCTGGCGCTGCCTGACCAACCTCACCGGCGAGCCGGTGGCCCGTCCGGCGGGCGAACTCCTGCTGTCCAGCGGGCCGTCGGCCGAGCCGGACGTGCTCCCGCCGGACACCACGGTGTGGCTCGGCTAG